The following coding sequences lie in one Aureimonas sp. AU20 genomic window:
- a CDS encoding LLM class flavin-dependent oxidoreductase, with translation MPKEIVLNAFTMNCVGHINHGLWTHPRDRSADYTKLSYWTDLARTLEAGLFDAVFIADIVGVYDVYQDSIDLTARESIQLPVNDPTLLVPAMAAVTRGLGFGVTVNTGVEHPYTFARRFSTLDHLTDGRVGWNIVTGYLDSAARAVGRDAMAEHDTRYDRADDYLDLLYKLWETSWEDGAVRRDKGGRVYADPARIHEIHHDGPFYRSRGTHLSEPSPQRTPVLFQAGTSGRGQRFAATHAECVFISAPDPQTARRLSRQLREAVVAAGRRADDIRILVGLSVVTGESDAAARERHEDYVRHANPEAGLAHFAAGSGIDFSRFDLDEEIAYGPTNAIQSTTALARERGLTKRQLLDGLSLGGRYPLIVGSGETVADEMGRWIEEGEIDGFNLTRTVVPESFEDFVRFVVPALQERGLYKTGYSEGTLRQRLFGRGNGLTERHRGREIRRQARA, from the coding sequence CGACCTCGCCCGCACGCTGGAGGCGGGCCTGTTCGACGCGGTCTTCATTGCCGACATCGTGGGCGTCTACGACGTCTACCAGGATTCGATCGACCTCACGGCGCGCGAAAGCATCCAGCTTCCCGTCAACGACCCGACCCTTCTCGTGCCGGCCATGGCGGCGGTGACGCGCGGGCTCGGCTTCGGCGTCACGGTCAACACGGGCGTCGAGCATCCCTATACGTTCGCCCGGCGCTTCTCGACGCTCGACCATCTGACGGACGGGCGCGTCGGCTGGAACATCGTAACCGGCTATCTCGACAGCGCCGCGCGCGCCGTGGGCCGCGACGCCATGGCCGAGCACGACACGCGATACGACCGGGCCGACGACTATCTCGATCTTCTCTACAAGCTCTGGGAAACGAGCTGGGAGGACGGGGCCGTGCGGCGCGACAAGGGGGGCCGCGTCTATGCCGACCCGGCCCGCATCCACGAGATCCATCACGACGGCCCGTTCTACCGCTCGCGCGGCACGCATCTCTCCGAACCCTCGCCGCAGCGCACGCCCGTCCTGTTCCAGGCCGGAACGTCGGGCCGGGGCCAGCGCTTCGCCGCGACCCATGCCGAATGCGTCTTCATCTCCGCGCCCGATCCGCAGACCGCCCGGCGCCTGTCGCGCCAGCTTCGCGAGGCGGTGGTCGCGGCGGGGCGGCGGGCGGACGACATCCGCATCCTCGTCGGCCTCAGCGTCGTCACCGGCGAAAGCGACGCGGCCGCGCGCGAGCGGCACGAAGACTATGTCCGTCACGCCAACCCCGAAGCGGGCCTTGCGCATTTCGCCGCCGGCAGCGGCATCGACTTCTCGCGCTTCGATCTGGACGAGGAGATCGCCTACGGCCCGACCAACGCCATCCAATCCACCACAGCGCTTGCCCGCGAGCGCGGGCTGACCAAACGCCAGCTTCTGGACGGTCTCTCGCTCGGCGGGCGCTATCCTCTGATCGTCGGCAGCGGCGAGACGGTGGCTGATGAGATGGGACGCTGGATCGAGGAAGGCGAGATCGACGGGTTCAACCTGACACGCACCGTCGTCCCCGAAAGCTTCGAGGACTTCGTCCGCTTCGTGGTGCCCGCGCTTCAGGAGCGCGGCCTCTATAAGACCGGCTACAGCGAGGGCACGCTGCGCCAACGCCTTTTCGGACGGGGAAACGGCTTGACGGAGCGCCATCGCGGCCGCGAGATCCGTCGGCAGGCCAGGGCATAG